The Sediminispirochaeta smaragdinae DSM 11293 genome has a segment encoding these proteins:
- the ygeW gene encoding knotted carbamoyltransferase YgeW: MDKIGIEEMIRSLSTLRTEKMYLKDFFHTWKHSDDEIRATFEVAEILRGMRENNISSRVFDSGLAISLFRDNSTRTRFSFASACNLLGLEVQDLDEGKSQIAHGETVRETANMISFMADVIGIRDDMYIGKGHTYMKTVAQAVEDGHYDGVLEQRPTLVNLQCDIDHPTQSMADALHVINEFGGVENLKGKKLAMTWAYSPSYGKPLSVPQGIIGLFTRFGMDVVLAHPEGYNVMPEMEGVAAKNAQKSGGSFSKVNSMAEAFKDADIVYPKSWAPFSVMEERTKIVETGDQQALKELEKRCLAQNAQFIDWECTEELMSTTREGKALYLHCLPADISGVSCEKGEVAASVFDRYRDPLYKQASFKPYIIAAMIFLAKFRNPSEKLLDLLTDARKRIY; this comes from the coding sequence ATGGACAAAATTGGAATCGAGGAGATGATCAGGTCACTCTCTACCCTTAGAACAGAGAAAATGTATCTGAAGGATTTTTTCCACACCTGGAAGCACAGTGACGATGAAATTCGGGCCACCTTTGAGGTTGCCGAGATCCTTCGCGGCATGAGAGAGAACAACATATCGAGCAGGGTCTTCGATAGTGGTCTTGCCATCAGCCTTTTTCGGGATAATTCGACCCGTACCCGCTTCAGCTTTGCCAGTGCCTGTAATCTTCTCGGCCTCGAGGTACAGGACCTTGACGAGGGAAAGAGTCAGATTGCCCACGGTGAAACGGTTCGGGAAACGGCAAACATGATCAGCTTTATGGCAGATGTCATCGGTATTCGTGACGACATGTACATTGGCAAGGGACATACCTACATGAAAACGGTTGCCCAGGCCGTGGAAGACGGACACTACGACGGGGTGCTTGAGCAGCGTCCCACCCTTGTCAACCTTCAGTGTGACATAGACCATCCGACCCAGTCCATGGCCGATGCCCTTCATGTCATCAATGAGTTCGGTGGTGTTGAAAACCTCAAGGGAAAAAAGCTTGCCATGACCTGGGCCTACAGTCCCTCCTACGGCAAGCCCCTCTCTGTTCCTCAAGGGATTATCGGGCTCTTTACCCGTTTCGGGATGGATGTCGTACTTGCCCATCCGGAAGGCTATAATGTCATGCCCGAGATGGAAGGGGTTGCTGCCAAGAATGCTCAAAAGAGCGGGGGCTCCTTCTCCAAGGTAAATTCCATGGCCGAGGCATTTAAGGATGCCGATATTGTCTACCCGAAAAGCTGGGCCCCGTTTAGCGTCATGGAAGAGCGGACCAAGATTGTTGAGACCGGTGATCAGCAGGCACTCAAGGAGCTGGAAAAGCGTTGTCTTGCCCAGAATGCCCAGTTTATCGACTGGGAATGTACCGAAGAACTGATGTCGACCACTCGGGAGGGAAAAGCTTTGTATCTGCACTGTCTTCCTGCCGACATCTCCGGCGTTTCCTGCGAAAAGGGTGAGGTTGCGGCATCGGTTTTCGACCGCTACCGGGATCCTCTTTACAAGCAGGCCTCTTTTAAGCCTTATATTATTGCGGCAATGATTTTTCTTGCAAAATTCCGCAATCCGTCGGAAAAGCTTCTTGACCTTTTGACCGATGCCCGCAAGCGTATCTATTAA